In the Gemmatimonadota bacterium genome, TAATGACCTTTACAACGTTTAATCTTATAGATATTAGAAGGGCTGGGAGGCTCTTGCCTTGACTCGGGTTATGGGACAAACGCCAGAATCTCAATTGATCGAACAGCGCCTGCAAAAACTCGACGCCATTCGGGATTTGGGCATTGAGCCTTACCCGTACCGCTTTGAGCCCACGCACCATTCTGTGGATATTGTCGCGTCTTTTGATACGCTGAGCGCATCGGGCGATGAGGTGCGGGTTGCCGGTCGATTAATTGTTACGCGAGGTCATGGCAAAGCGGCCTTTGCCGATCTGCGGGATGCCGTGGGCCGTCTGCAAATTTACGTGCGGCTCGACAATATTGGCGATGATGCTTTCGCGCTGTGGAAGTTGCTGGATATCGGCGATTTTATCGGCGTATCTGGCCAAGTCTTCAAGACGCGCACAGGTCAAATATCCGTTCAAGTTCAAACGCTCGCATTGTTGACCAAAGCCATTCGTCCGCTGCCCGTTCCAAAAGAAGAAATACGCGATGGCGAGCGCGTTATCCACGATCAATTTAGCGACAAAGAACTGCGATATCGCCGTCGTTATCTGGACCTGGCACTCAATCCCGATGTGCAGGCGGTGTTTCGCAAGCGCAGCGCGGTCGTATCTGCGATTCGCGAATTTTTAGATTCACGCAGTTTTTTAGAAGTCGAAACACCGGTGTTGCAGCCGCTCTACGGCGGGGCTTCAGCCCGTCCTTTTGTGACGCATCACAACGTGCTGGACATGCCGCTATACCTGCGGATATCCGATGAATTATATCTCAAGCGTTTGATTGTGGGTGGGCTTGAGCGGGTGTATGAAATCGGCAAAAATTTTCGCAATGAGGGCATCGACCGAACTCATAATCCCGAGTTTTCGATGCTCGAATTGTATCAAGCCTACGCCGATTATTCAGATATGATGGCAATAGCCGAGGCACTCTACGCCTTTGTGGCCGAAAAGGTAAATGGCGCGACAACGCTCGAATATCAGGGTCGAGAAATTGATCTCACCCCCCCCTGGCCGCGCATTCCCATGCTCGAAGCCATAGAAAAATACAGCGGTATTGATGTGGCGCGCGCCTCAGATGCCGAGTTGCGTGCCGCATACAAGCGTTTTGATTCCGATATCGAACCGAATACAGAGCGAGGTTTGTTGATCAATGCGTTATTCGAAGCCTGTGTCGAGCCTGAATTGATTCAACCGACCTTTATTACTGACTATCCTATTGCGGTGTCTCCCCTGGCCAAACGCCATCGGACCCAAAAAGACCTCACCGAACGATTTGAATTTTTTATCAATGGTTGGGAAGCGGGCAATGCGTTTTCCGAACTGAACGATCCGATTGATCAGCGGCAGCGATTTGCGCATCAAAAAACCTTGCGCGATCGGGGCGACGACGAGGCTCAGATTCTCGATGAAGATTTTTTGATGGCCCTGGAACACGGGATGCCACCGACGGGTGGGTTGGGCATTGGTGTTGATCGAATGGTGATGTTGCTCGCAGACGCGCCTTCGATTCGAGACGCAATTCTGTTTCCGCACATGCGCCCTGAAGAGGGCCTTGAAGACCATGGATGAGTTGCTGCGCGCAACAGGGGTTTGCAAACACTATGTATTGGGGGATACCCATATCGAAGTACTAAAAGGGGTTGACCTCGGGGTTGTTCGCGGCGAAATTGTTGCAGTGGTTGGTGCTTCGGGTGTCGGAAAAAGTACTTTGTTACACATTATGGGCGGGTTAGACCATCCGGCTTCGGGGACGGTTGTCATCGATGGCGTCGATATATTTGCCCTTTCAGATACTGATCGCGCCAAATTTCGCAATCGACAGATTGGGTTTGTTTTTCAGTTTCACCACTTGTTGCGCGATTTTACTGCGCTTGAAAATGTGATGATGCCCCTGATGATTGCCGGTGATTCGCACGATAAAGCACGAGTACCCGCACAAAAATTACTCTGTGATGTCGGTCTGGAAAATCGGCTTGCACATTTGCCTTCCGAACTTTCTGGTGGGGAAGCACAGCGCGTTGCTGTTGCGAGGGCACTGGTGACACAACCCGCTATTGTTCTGGCCGACGAACCTTCTGGCAATCTCGATAGGGCGCGCAGTGCACAGCTTCACGCATTAATTTGGGAACTTGCCAGAACCCGGCACCAAACGTGCATTATTGTAACACACGACCAGCATCTGGCTGCTCGCGCTGATCGGGTGGTCGAGATGGAAGACGGTCGTCTCATTGTTTAAATAAAAAGGCGTGTGAAACAGTGTTGAGTTTTCCTTTATAAACTGTTATACTGGAATCAAACACGCTTCGCCAGATTTCTCGTTAGGCGAGAGGAGTATTCAATGCAGAACAGTATGTTTTCGGACCAGGTGAAGCAGG is a window encoding:
- the lysS gene encoding lysine--tRNA ligase, which translates into the protein MGQTPESQLIEQRLQKLDAIRDLGIEPYPYRFEPTHHSVDIVASFDTLSASGDEVRVAGRLIVTRGHGKAAFADLRDAVGRLQIYVRLDNIGDDAFALWKLLDIGDFIGVSGQVFKTRTGQISVQVQTLALLTKAIRPLPVPKEEIRDGERVIHDQFSDKELRYRRRYLDLALNPDVQAVFRKRSAVVSAIREFLDSRSFLEVETPVLQPLYGGASARPFVTHHNVLDMPLYLRISDELYLKRLIVGGLERVYEIGKNFRNEGIDRTHNPEFSMLELYQAYADYSDMMAIAEALYAFVAEKVNGATTLEYQGREIDLTPPWPRIPMLEAIEKYSGIDVARASDAELRAAYKRFDSDIEPNTERGLLINALFEACVEPELIQPTFITDYPIAVSPLAKRHRTQKDLTERFEFFINGWEAGNAFSELNDPIDQRQRFAHQKTLRDRGDDEAQILDEDFLMALEHGMPPTGGLGIGVDRMVMLLADAPSIRDAILFPHMRPEEGLEDHG
- a CDS encoding ABC transporter ATP-binding protein — translated: MDELLRATGVCKHYVLGDTHIEVLKGVDLGVVRGEIVAVVGASGVGKSTLLHIMGGLDHPASGTVVIDGVDIFALSDTDRAKFRNRQIGFVFQFHHLLRDFTALENVMMPLMIAGDSHDKARVPAQKLLCDVGLENRLAHLPSELSGGEAQRVAVARALVTQPAIVLADEPSGNLDRARSAQLHALIWELARTRHQTCIIVTHDQHLAARADRVVEMEDGRLIV